One Scomber scombrus chromosome 1, fScoSco1.1, whole genome shotgun sequence DNA segment encodes these proteins:
- the LOC133977911 gene encoding up-regulator of cell proliferation-like isoform X3: MNPCLDTKEGNTSSKTDLCGKHDSKTKAQSSEQQKQRPTYPLPSCESMKDDSMELGILFKDGQSAALFNFLSKLGLQTFYPNKLTLRSLLEINKSSIYDETVESLEKIPWCFLRKLFQINAECRNCTQVSKDDDDDDDDNDVDDDDDDDDDGDEGNNDFDKNTDDSADNKVNPLDLIVALFLCADSFLQQEMALKMSMCQFSVPLLLPHGNNSQSTLMLWALRDIVKEWRPQDLSESRGFVEDSIVQANIPFFTFVRLKNCSLSKSQVLNHVLSRGQQNHNIFIHRDMKGGELKRRIANGLVEVCWFLPCGRENLDIFPEPVAFANLRGDIFESLEQFNFLFQESTATFVFLDKIEENEHKILTSLQDVKSKLFLVFNHKDNSKEDMMSVKKTQEELQLPNSRVKIKDSRVNVSALTEKLCAAIKSSLPDVSATLNIVNMVGKAVELGLSVDEMTSDKQKKAVEEIMVDIEGQSIPDYKKQQLPLQGENWKRLSQLEKEECRLKSGDSNVEEYKCQLQEVKEKIRKEQSKQNRSKGMKSFIQNLSTSDKEKRDFFLKWMKLKLNAHSRTKLSDLRNKFKEQCKKKDIKLIAKLDKDFLESLLGVEHYMREMGLIYEFSINGSKLTADEITRLPGLAAEMLLDGFPLELLDGDASNIPERWVTDVLMELHKKVGEQSRLLVLTVLGVQSTGKSTLLNTMFGVQFPVSSGRCTRGAYMLFLRVGEHMKCELNCDFIVLIDTEGLKSPDLAELEESYAHDNQLATFVIGLSDVTIINVAMENSTEMKDILQIAAHAFLRMKEIGKKPICHFVHQNVSEVSAHAKNITDRKHLLDQLNQMTQIAAEMERQPSIKAFTDVLDYDMDKNNWNIPGLWHGIPPMAPVSTGYSEAVADLKKHLLETEDRNNQVSQIPEFLEWIRSLWKAVKYENFIFSFRNTLVAQAYNNLCKEFNQWEWQFRKEILSWQQEAELEILNSDIGSDVQDWSTLVEPKKTEVSQKIIEEERKMKEKLTNYYKKKDQNVNLIEKYKTDFFRSISSLAEKIRHSANNKLDYVLELKKSCVQALDIQRKYRSRIEDEVMRLLSVCKDKTKLSDEQLIDEFEKMWTEATKNVSGLKERDIAACVLQQLRKNVSNWNVNENFQKIKDLKEFGKDPFKTTHDHVDSLLKKVVPVFWGLGDLQNFSDRVIESCTRFVLDKAKSNTDYHDSFTRDLLEKIDETLQQSYKHHKTNAKFEIDLKLHICGIASREFLKMHRKYLSDNDPKIQLEKHKRQYLTDFLDLYKDRDDCQRKANDFVRCCIKPAVEEFIDRALGIDIVDEIVTGSHSAEYSSRSFFQYNIQEELLQKDDFNSFVRYISNYEIYVKDWIFQQIQKQMSKNITLCKLKKKNLQVIVDKITAALEKASKGPGGVQLPDNNESITKLISNMRKYLIKDISISVEDKETTLFQIKSTCHPFINGLKMSIKDLNKQLQEEFSKSENITETLNKLPIKPQDELFKRVFGCGKQCPFCKVPCEAGGKGHDQHHAAVHRPKGLGGYRYESTEKLAPTLCTTDVQGEGRFNNSDTKGEFHPFKEYTNYYPDWLIPPDPSIESSDYWKYVLVRYNDRFAQQYKAKPADVPEAWRRITKEEALKGLKVAFNIK, from the coding sequence CCCTTTTCAACTTTCTCTCCAAACTTGGACTGCAGACATTTTATCCCAACAAGCTCACTCTTCGCTCTCTCTTGGAAATCAACAAAAGCAGCATTTATGATGAAACTGTTGAATCACTGGAGAAAATACCATGGTGCTTTCTCAGGAAACTCTTTCAAATCAACGCAGAATGCAGAAACTGTACACAAGTAtcaaaagatgatgatgatgatgatgatgataatgatgttgatgatgatgatgatgatgatgatgatggtgatgagggAAACAATGActttgacaaaaacacagatgacTCTGCAGACAACAAGGTTAACCCTCTGGACCTCATAGTTGCACTCTTTCTTTGTGCTGACAGCTTCTTGCAACAGGAAATGGCCCTCAAGATGTCAATGTGTCAGTTTTCTGTCCCACTGCTGTTGCCTCATGGCAATAACAGTCAGTCTACTCTGATGCTGTGGGCTCTGAGAGACATCGTCAAAGAATGGCGTCCACAGGATTTGTCTGAATCAAGAGGATTTGTTGAAGACAGCATTGTTCAAGCAAACATACCATTCTTCACCTTTGTCAGGCTGAAAAACTGTAGTCTCTCCAAGTCACAGGTTTTGAATCATGTTCTCAGTCGTGGCCAACAGAATCACAACATCTTCATACACAGAGATATGAAAGGAGGAGAACTTAAAAGAAGAATAGCAAATGGTTTGGTTGAGGTTTGCTGGTTCCTTCCCTGTGGCAGAGAAAATCTTGACATATTTCCAGAACCAGTTGCCTTTGCCAATTTAAGAGGAGACATTTTTGAGTCACTGGAAcaattcaattttctttttcaagagTCAACTGCTACCTTTGTGTTCCTGGACAAAATTGAAGAAAATGAACACAAGATTCTGACTTCTCTTCAAGATGTGAAATCCAAACTCTTCTTGGTTTTTAATCACAAGGACAACTCTAAAGAGGACATGATGTCTGTTaagaaaacacaggaagagTTACAGCTACCAAACAGCAGAGTGAAAATCAAAGACTCAAGAGTAAATGTTTCAGCGCTTACAGAGAAACTTTGTGCCGCCATCAAGAGCTCACTGCCAGATGTATCAGCCACACTGAACATTGTTAATATGGTTGGAAAAGCTGTTGAGCTTGGTCTATCTGTGGATGAAATGACAAgtgacaaacagaagaaagcagTTGAGGAGATCATGGTCGACATTGAGGGGCAGAGTATACCTGACTACAAGAAACAACAACTTCCTCTGCAGGGAGAAAACTGGAAAAGATTATCACAGTTAGAGAAGGAGGAGTGTAGACTGAAATCTGGTGACTCAAACGTTGAAGAATATAAATGCCAGCTAcaggaagtaaaagaaaaaattagGAAGgagcaaagcaaacaaaatcGTTCCAAAGGAATGAAGAGTTTTATTCAAAACTTATCTACAAgtgacaaagagaaaagagatttttttcttaagtggATGAAACTCAAACTTAACGCACATTCACGGACAAAACTGTCTGATCTGCGCAACAAGTTCAAAGAGCAATGcaagaaaaaagacataaaactcATTGCAAAGTTAGATAAAGATTTTCTGGAAAGCTTGTTAGGAGTAGAGCATTACATGAGAGAGATGGGACTCATCTATGAGTTCTCAATTAATGGTTCAAAACTCACTGCTGATGAAATAACTCGTCTCCCTGGTTTGGCTGCTGAAATGCTGTTGGATGGATTTCCTTTAGAGCTCTTGGATGGAGATGCTTCCAACATCCCAGAGAGATGGGTGACAGATGTGCTGATGGAGCTTCACAAGAAGGTTGGAGAACAGAGCAGACTGTTAGTACTGACTGTGCTGGGTGTTCAAAGTACAGGGAAGTCAACACTCCTCAACACCATGTTTGGTGTGCAGTTTCCTGTCAGCAGCGGCAGATGCACAAGAGGAGCTTATATGCTCTTCCTCAGAGTTGGTGAACATATGAAATGTGAGTTGAACTGTGATTTTATAGTTCTCATTGACACAGAGGGTCTAAAGTCTCCTGATCTGGCAGAACTAGAGGAGAGTTATGCGCATGACAACCAGCTGGCAACTTTTGTCATTGGCCTAAGTGATGTTACTATTATTAACGTTGCAATGGAGAACTCAACAGAAATGAAAGACATCCTGCAAATTGCAGCTCACGCTTTCTTGAGAATGAAGGAAATTGGGAAAAAGCcaatttgtcattttgtgcaTCAAAATGTTTCTGAAGTTTCAGCTCATGCAAAAAACATAACAGATAGAAAGCATCTCTTGGATCAGCTCAATCAAATGACACAAATTGCTGCTGAAATGGAAAGGCAGCCCTCCATTAAAGCATTCACAGATGTGCTGGACTATGACATGGACAAAAACAACTGGAACATCCCAGGACTCTGGCATGGAATCCCTCCGATGGCACCAGTGAGCACTGGTTACAGTGAAGCTGTAGCAGATTTAAAGAAACATCTTTTggagacagaagacagaaacaaTCAAGTCTCACAGATCCCAGAGTTTCTAGAATGGATCAGAAGTCTCTGGAAAGCTGTGAAATATGAGAATTTCATCTTTAGCTTCAGAAACACTCTTGTGGCTCAGGCCTACAACAACCTTTGCAAAGAGTTCAATCAATGGGAATGGCAGTTCAGAAAAGAAATCCTCTCCTGGCAACAAGAAGCAGAGTTGGAAATCTTAAATTCCGACATTGGATCTGATGTCCAGGATTGGAGCACATTGGttgaaccaaaaaaaacagaggtgTCCCAAAAAATAatagaagaggaaagaaaaatgaaggaaaaactTACAAACTACTACAAAAAGAAAGACCAGAATGTAAATCTgatagaaaaatacaaaactgaCTTTTTCAGAAGTATCAGTAGTCTTGCTGAGAAAATCAGACATTCAGCAAATAATAAACTGGATTATGTCCTTGagctaaaaaaaagttgtgtccAGGCTCTGGACATTCAGAGAAAATACAGAAGCAGGATTGAAGACGAGGTCATGAGGCTCCTGAGTGTCTGTAAAGACAAAACCAAACTGTCTGATGAACAGCTGATAGATGAGTTTGAAAAGATGTGGACTGAAGCCACTAAAAATGTGTCTGGCCTGAAAGAACGAGATATCGCAGCATGTGTCCTGCAGCAGTTgagaaaaaatgtctcaaaCTGGAATGTAAATGAAAACTTCCAAAAGATTAAAGATCTAAAGGAGTTTGGGAAGGATCCATTTAAAACCACCCATGACCATGTAGACTCCTTGTTGAAGAAGGTTGTGCCTGTGTTTTGGGGATTAGGAGATCTGCAGAACTTCTCTGACAGAGTCATTGAGTCTTGCACACGGTTTGTGCTTGATAAAGCAAAGTCAAACACAGATTACCACGACTCTTTTACAAGAGATCTTCTTGAAAAAATAGATGAAACCCTTCAACAAAGCTACAAGCATCACAAAACCAATGCAAAGTTTGAGATTGACCTGAAACTTCACATTTGTGGCATTGCTTCAAGGGAATTCCTCAAAATGCACAGAAAGTACTTGTCTGATAATGATCCTAAAATTCAGCTGGAGAAACACAAGAGGCAGTACTTGACAGATTTTCTTGATCTTTACAAAGATAGAGATGATTGTCAACGCAAAGCAAATGATTTTGTCAGATGTTGCATCAAACCTGCTGTTGAAGAGTTCATCGATAGAGCTTTGGGAATAGACATTGTGGATGAAATAGTGACAGGTTCCCATTCAGCAGAGTACAGCTCCCGCTCCTTTTTCCAGTACAACATTCAGGAAGAGTTGCTGCAAAAGGATGACTTTAACAGTTTTGTCAGGTACATTAGTAATTATGAAATATATGTTAAGGATTGGATATTTCAGCAAATCCAGAAACAAATGTCAAAGAACATAACTTTGTGcaaactgaagaagaagaacctTCAAGTCATAGTTGATAAAATCACAGCAGCATTAGAGAAGGCCTCAAAAGGACCAGGTGGTGTTCAACTGCCAGACAACAATGAAAGCATCACAAAGCTCATCAGCAACATGCGGAAGTATTTGATTAAAGACATCTCAATCTCAGTGGAGGATAAAGAAACCACCTTGTTTCAAATCAAAAGCACATGTCATCCATTTATCAACGGcctcaaaatgtcaataaaagaCTTGAACAAACAGCTTCAGGAGGAATTCTCAAAGTCTGAAAACATCACTGAGACTCTGAACAAACTTCCAATCAAACCACAGGATGAGCTTTTCAAGAGAGTGTTTGGTTGTGGAAAGCAATGTCCATTTTGTAAAGTTCCCTGTGAGGCTGGAGGCAAAGGACACGATCAGCATCATGCAGCTGTTCATCGACCAAAAGGTCTCGGTGGATATAGGTATGAAAGCACAGAGAAGCTGGCTCCAACACTGTGTACAACTGATGTGCAAGGTGAAGGTAGATTCAATAACTCAGATACTAAAGGAGAGTTTCATCCTTTCAAAGAGTACACCAACTACTATCCGGACTGGCTCATTCCTCCAGATCCCAGCATAGAGTCATCTGACTACTGGAAGTATGTACTGGTACGATACAATGACAGATTTGCTCAACAATACAAGGCCAAACCAGCTGATGTTCCAGAGGCCTGGAGGAGAATCACAAAGGAAGAAGCACTGAAGGGGTTAAAAGTTGCCTTCAACATAAAGTga
- the LOC133977911 gene encoding up-regulator of cell proliferation-like isoform X4, with protein MNPCMEKKEKNTSSRTDLCGKHDNETKAQSSEQQKQRPTSPLPSCESGKDDSMEHGVFFKDGQSAALFNFLSKLGLQTFYPNKLTLRSLLEINKSSIYDETVESLEKIPWCFLRKLFQINAECRNCTQVSKDDDDDDDDNDVDDDDDDDDDGDEGNNDFDKNTDDSADNKVNPLDLIVALFLCADSFLQQEMALKMSMCQFSVPLLLPHGNNSQSTLMLWALRDIVKEWRPQDLSESRGFVEDSIVQANIPFFTFVRLKNCSLSKSQVLNHVLSRGQQNHNIFIHRDMKGGELKRRIANGLVEVCWFLPCGRENLDIFPEPVAFANLRGDIFESLEQFNFLFQESTATFVFLDKIEENEHKILTSLQDVKSKLFLVFNHKDNSKEDMMSVKKTQEELQLPNSRVKIKDSRVNVSALTEKLCAAIKSSLPDVSATLNIVNMVGKAVELGLSVDEMTSDKQKKAVEEIMVDIEGQSIPDYKKQQLPLQGENWKRLSQLEKEECRLKSGDSNVEEYKCQLQEVKEKIRKEQSKQNRSKGMKSFIQNLSTSDKEKRDFFLKWMKLKLNAHSRTKLSDLRNKFKEQCKKKDIKLIAKLDKDFLESLLGVEHYMREMGLIYEFSINGSKLTADEITRLPGLAAEMLLDGFPLELLDGDASNIPERWVTDVLMELHKKVGEQSRLLVLTVLGVQSTGKSTLLNTMFGVQFPVSSGRCTRGAYMLFLRVGEHMKCELNCDFIVLIDTEGLKSPDLAELEESYAHDNQLATFVIGLSDVTIINVAMENSTEMKDILQIAAHAFLRMKEIGKKPICHFVHQNVSEVSAHAKNITDRKHLLDQLNQMTQIAAEMERQPSIKAFTDVLDYDMDKNNWNIPGLWHGIPPMAPVSTGYSEAVADLKKHLLETEDRNNQVSQIPEFLEWIRSLWKAVKYENFIFSFRNTLVAQAYNNLCKEFNQWEWQFRKEILSWQQEAELEILNSDIGSDVQDWSTLVEPKKTEVSQKIIEEERKMKEKLTNYYKKKDQNVNLIEKYKTDFFRSISSLAEKIRHSANNKLDYVLELKKSCVQALDIQRKYRSRIEDEVMRLLSVCKDKTKLSDEQLIDEFEKMWTEATKNVSGLKERDIAACVLQQLRKNVSNWNVNENFQKIKDLKEFGKDPFKTTHDHVDSLLKKVVPVFWGLGDLQNFSDRVIESCTRFVLDKAKSNTDYHDSFTRDLLEKIDETLQQSYKHHKTNAKFEIDLKLHICGIASREFLKMHRKYLSDNDPKIQLEKHKRQYLTDFLDLYKDRDDCQRKANDFVRCCIKPAVEEFIDRALGIDIVDEIVTGSHSAEYSSRSFFQYNIQEELLQKDDFNSFVRYISNYEIYVKDWIFQQIQKQMSKNITLCKLKKKNLQVIVDKITAALEKASKGPGGVQLPDNNESITKLISNMRKYLIKDISISVEDKETTLFQIKSTCHPFINGLKMSIKDLNKQLQEEFSKSENITETLNKLPIKPQDELFKRVFGCGKQCPFCKVPCEAGGKGHDQHHAAVHRPKGLGGYRYESTEKLAPTLCTTDVQGEGRFNNSDTKGEFHPFKEYTNYYPDWLIPPDPSIESSDYWKYVLVRYNDRFAQQYKAKPADVPEAWRRITKEEALKGLKVAFNIK; from the coding sequence CCCTTTTCAACTTTCTCTCCAAACTTGGACTGCAGACATTTTATCCCAACAAGCTCACTCTTCGCTCTCTCTTGGAAATCAACAAAAGCAGCATTTATGATGAAACTGTTGAATCACTGGAGAAAATACCATGGTGCTTTCTCAGGAAACTCTTTCAAATCAACGCAGAATGCAGAAACTGTACACAAGTAtcaaaagatgatgatgatgatgatgatgataatgatgttgatgatgatgatgatgatgatgatgatggtgatgagggAAACAATGActttgacaaaaacacagatgacTCTGCAGACAACAAGGTTAACCCTCTGGACCTCATAGTTGCACTCTTTCTTTGTGCTGACAGCTTCTTGCAACAGGAAATGGCCCTCAAGATGTCAATGTGTCAGTTTTCTGTCCCACTGCTGTTGCCTCATGGCAATAACAGTCAGTCTACTCTGATGCTGTGGGCTCTGAGAGACATCGTCAAAGAATGGCGTCCACAGGATTTGTCTGAATCAAGAGGATTTGTTGAAGACAGCATTGTTCAAGCAAACATACCATTCTTCACCTTTGTCAGGCTGAAAAACTGTAGTCTCTCCAAGTCACAGGTTTTGAATCATGTTCTCAGTCGTGGCCAACAGAATCACAACATCTTCATACACAGAGATATGAAAGGAGGAGAACTTAAAAGAAGAATAGCAAATGGTTTGGTTGAGGTTTGCTGGTTCCTTCCCTGTGGCAGAGAAAATCTTGACATATTTCCAGAACCAGTTGCCTTTGCCAATTTAAGAGGAGACATTTTTGAGTCACTGGAAcaattcaattttctttttcaagagTCAACTGCTACCTTTGTGTTCCTGGACAAAATTGAAGAAAATGAACACAAGATTCTGACTTCTCTTCAAGATGTGAAATCCAAACTCTTCTTGGTTTTTAATCACAAGGACAACTCTAAAGAGGACATGATGTCTGTTaagaaaacacaggaagagTTACAGCTACCAAACAGCAGAGTGAAAATCAAAGACTCAAGAGTAAATGTTTCAGCGCTTACAGAGAAACTTTGTGCCGCCATCAAGAGCTCACTGCCAGATGTATCAGCCACACTGAACATTGTTAATATGGTTGGAAAAGCTGTTGAGCTTGGTCTATCTGTGGATGAAATGACAAgtgacaaacagaagaaagcagTTGAGGAGATCATGGTCGACATTGAGGGGCAGAGTATACCTGACTACAAGAAACAACAACTTCCTCTGCAGGGAGAAAACTGGAAAAGATTATCACAGTTAGAGAAGGAGGAGTGTAGACTGAAATCTGGTGACTCAAACGTTGAAGAATATAAATGCCAGCTAcaggaagtaaaagaaaaaattagGAAGgagcaaagcaaacaaaatcGTTCCAAAGGAATGAAGAGTTTTATTCAAAACTTATCTACAAgtgacaaagagaaaagagatttttttcttaagtggATGAAACTCAAACTTAACGCACATTCACGGACAAAACTGTCTGATCTGCGCAACAAGTTCAAAGAGCAATGcaagaaaaaagacataaaactcATTGCAAAGTTAGATAAAGATTTTCTGGAAAGCTTGTTAGGAGTAGAGCATTACATGAGAGAGATGGGACTCATCTATGAGTTCTCAATTAATGGTTCAAAACTCACTGCTGATGAAATAACTCGTCTCCCTGGTTTGGCTGCTGAAATGCTGTTGGATGGATTTCCTTTAGAGCTCTTGGATGGAGATGCTTCCAACATCCCAGAGAGATGGGTGACAGATGTGCTGATGGAGCTTCACAAGAAGGTTGGAGAACAGAGCAGACTGTTAGTACTGACTGTGCTGGGTGTTCAAAGTACAGGGAAGTCAACACTCCTCAACACCATGTTTGGTGTGCAGTTTCCTGTCAGCAGCGGCAGATGCACAAGAGGAGCTTATATGCTCTTCCTCAGAGTTGGTGAACATATGAAATGTGAGTTGAACTGTGATTTTATAGTTCTCATTGACACAGAGGGTCTAAAGTCTCCTGATCTGGCAGAACTAGAGGAGAGTTATGCGCATGACAACCAGCTGGCAACTTTTGTCATTGGCCTAAGTGATGTTACTATTATTAACGTTGCAATGGAGAACTCAACAGAAATGAAAGACATCCTGCAAATTGCAGCTCACGCTTTCTTGAGAATGAAGGAAATTGGGAAAAAGCcaatttgtcattttgtgcaTCAAAATGTTTCTGAAGTTTCAGCTCATGCAAAAAACATAACAGATAGAAAGCATCTCTTGGATCAGCTCAATCAAATGACACAAATTGCTGCTGAAATGGAAAGGCAGCCCTCCATTAAAGCATTCACAGATGTGCTGGACTATGACATGGACAAAAACAACTGGAACATCCCAGGACTCTGGCATGGAATCCCTCCGATGGCACCAGTGAGCACTGGTTACAGTGAAGCTGTAGCAGATTTAAAGAAACATCTTTTggagacagaagacagaaacaaTCAAGTCTCACAGATCCCAGAGTTTCTAGAATGGATCAGAAGTCTCTGGAAAGCTGTGAAATATGAGAATTTCATCTTTAGCTTCAGAAACACTCTTGTGGCTCAGGCCTACAACAACCTTTGCAAAGAGTTCAATCAATGGGAATGGCAGTTCAGAAAAGAAATCCTCTCCTGGCAACAAGAAGCAGAGTTGGAAATCTTAAATTCCGACATTGGATCTGATGTCCAGGATTGGAGCACATTGGttgaaccaaaaaaaacagaggtgTCCCAAAAAATAatagaagaggaaagaaaaatgaaggaaaaactTACAAACTACTACAAAAAGAAAGACCAGAATGTAAATCTgatagaaaaatacaaaactgaCTTTTTCAGAAGTATCAGTAGTCTTGCTGAGAAAATCAGACATTCAGCAAATAATAAACTGGATTATGTCCTTGagctaaaaaaaagttgtgtccAGGCTCTGGACATTCAGAGAAAATACAGAAGCAGGATTGAAGACGAGGTCATGAGGCTCCTGAGTGTCTGTAAAGACAAAACCAAACTGTCTGATGAACAGCTGATAGATGAGTTTGAAAAGATGTGGACTGAAGCCACTAAAAATGTGTCTGGCCTGAAAGAACGAGATATCGCAGCATGTGTCCTGCAGCAGTTgagaaaaaatgtctcaaaCTGGAATGTAAATGAAAACTTCCAAAAGATTAAAGATCTAAAGGAGTTTGGGAAGGATCCATTTAAAACCACCCATGACCATGTAGACTCCTTGTTGAAGAAGGTTGTGCCTGTGTTTTGGGGATTAGGAGATCTGCAGAACTTCTCTGACAGAGTCATTGAGTCTTGCACACGGTTTGTGCTTGATAAAGCAAAGTCAAACACAGATTACCACGACTCTTTTACAAGAGATCTTCTTGAAAAAATAGATGAAACCCTTCAACAAAGCTACAAGCATCACAAAACCAATGCAAAGTTTGAGATTGACCTGAAACTTCACATTTGTGGCATTGCTTCAAGGGAATTCCTCAAAATGCACAGAAAGTACTTGTCTGATAATGATCCTAAAATTCAGCTGGAGAAACACAAGAGGCAGTACTTGACAGATTTTCTTGATCTTTACAAAGATAGAGATGATTGTCAACGCAAAGCAAATGATTTTGTCAGATGTTGCATCAAACCTGCTGTTGAAGAGTTCATCGATAGAGCTTTGGGAATAGACATTGTGGATGAAATAGTGACAGGTTCCCATTCAGCAGAGTACAGCTCCCGCTCCTTTTTCCAGTACAACATTCAGGAAGAGTTGCTGCAAAAGGATGACTTTAACAGTTTTGTCAGGTACATTAGTAATTATGAAATATATGTTAAGGATTGGATATTTCAGCAAATCCAGAAACAAATGTCAAAGAACATAACTTTGTGcaaactgaagaagaagaacctTCAAGTCATAGTTGATAAAATCACAGCAGCATTAGAGAAGGCCTCAAAAGGACCAGGTGGTGTTCAACTGCCAGACAACAATGAAAGCATCACAAAGCTCATCAGCAACATGCGGAAGTATTTGATTAAAGACATCTCAATCTCAGTGGAGGATAAAGAAACCACCTTGTTTCAAATCAAAAGCACATGTCATCCATTTATCAACGGcctcaaaatgtcaataaaagaCTTGAACAAACAGCTTCAGGAGGAATTCTCAAAGTCTGAAAACATCACTGAGACTCTGAACAAACTTCCAATCAAACCACAGGATGAGCTTTTCAAGAGAGTGTTTGGTTGTGGAAAGCAATGTCCATTTTGTAAAGTTCCCTGTGAGGCTGGAGGCAAAGGACACGATCAGCATCATGCAGCTGTTCATCGACCAAAAGGTCTCGGTGGATATAGGTATGAAAGCACAGAGAAGCTGGCTCCAACACTGTGTACAACTGATGTGCAAGGTGAAGGTAGATTCAATAACTCAGATACTAAAGGAGAGTTTCATCCTTTCAAAGAGTACACCAACTACTATCCGGACTGGCTCATTCCTCCAGATCCCAGCATAGAGTCATCTGACTACTGGAAGTATGTACTGGTACGATACAATGACAGATTTGCTCAACAATACAAGGCCAAACCAGCTGATGTTCCAGAGGCCTGGAGGAGAATCACAAAGGAAGAAGCACTGAAGGGGTTAAAAGTTGCCTTCAACATAAAGTga